The region GAGGGCGTCGCGTCCTCCGGCTCCGGCGGCAGGCCGTTGCGCCGCATCTCGTAGACGGCCGAGGCAAAGGGGAACTCGCCCATGACCTCGCCGCAGGAGTCGGGATGGAGGCTGGAGATGCGGACGCCGTCGCGGCGCACCCTGCCCAGCGGTTCGCTGCGCGGCTGCCCGTAGAACTCCCTGATCCGCCCCACATGGGCCATCCCCCCCACGAACAGGATGCGCTCGTGGCGCTGTGCCAACTGCTGCAGCCGGAAGGCCATCCCCTGTTCCCGGCGCAGGTCCTGGCGGCACGGCGCCGTCCCCGCCGTGGCGCGGCAGTATTCCCGGTAATAGTCGGCAAGGCCGATGCGCTGAACCGCATAGGAATCGGGCAGGGATTCCGGCACCGCCGGGTAATCGTCCAGGTCCACGTCCACCAGGTGGAGCGGGATCGCCTGCTCCAGGGCGCAGCGGGCGGCCTCCGCCAGAGGGTCGGCCGGCTCCACCAGCAGGTGGATGGTGTGGTGCGCGGTACTGCCGGAGGAGGGTGGAGAAGAACGGGGGATGGTGTCGTAGGAAACGACCGAGACCTGGGGCAGGCGGCGCACCGCCTGGAGGAAGCGCTCCTCCAGAGTGGCGGGCAACTCGACGGCGATGCAGTCGGGCCTGACCTCGAGGACGGCCTGGCGCACCAGATGGGCGAACTCCAGACGGTAATGCAGGATGGGCAGGGCGTGGACGGGGCCGAAGATTTCCAGGTGGAGACGGCTGGGCATAGGTCAGGACTCTCTTACCTGAAACCGTGACGCCGGAATGCCGCAGTGTCCGGAGGGCCGGGGCCTGCCCGCCGCCCAACCGCCTCAAACCACTCACTTCATCGGTCCTCCGCCGGCTTGATGGCATCTTCTCAAGGGCAAGGGCAGAGGCCTTTCGGACCAACGAAGGCATGGAGGCGTCACGGTTTCAGGTTTTATTTCAGATATTCCAGCGCCTCGTCCCCCAGCACCCGCTCCACGGCCAGGGGGAGCAGTTCGGCGGCCTCCGTGCCCTGCATGCGCATCATCTTGAGGGCGTAGCGGGCGATGTTGATGCCGTCCCGCACGGAATACGCTTCATCGGCGGCATGGGCGCGCTGCAGGAAGTCCACCACGTACTGCAGGATCCGGCCGCTGCTGAAGGGGAGGTTCTCCCTGAGGATGAGCAACTCCTCGTCGGCCGCCGGGAAGTCGATGTAGATCTGGGGCTGGAGCCGGGAGTGGATGTATTCCGGCACCTCGAAGGTCGAGGCGTCTTCGTTCATGGTGACCACGATGCGGAAATCCCGGGCCGCCGGGATGCGCAGGCCGGTGACGATGGATTCCACGTAGCGGCGGTCGTCCAACAGCGGCGCCAGGGAGGCCCAGGCCTTCTCGCTCATGCGGTTCCCCTCGTCCAGGATCAGCACCCCTCCGGCGAGCATGGCCGAGACCAGCGACGACGCGGCGTACTGGATCTTCCCGTCCGGGCTGATCACCGGCGAGATGATCAGGTCTTCGGGCCGGGTGTCCATGGTGGCCTGGTAGAGGTAGACCGGCCGCCCCAAATGCCGGGCCGCGGCATAGGCCAGGGTGGTCTTTCCCACCCCCGGCCGCCCCACCAGGCGGGGATTGAAGGGGATGTCCCGCTCGTCGATCACCATCCAGGCGGCCAAGAGCTGGGTGAGCAACTCTTCCTGCCCCACCCATTTCAGGGCCAGGCTCACCGGCGCGGCCAGGTTCAGGGCAATACCGTCGATCATGGTCTGCTTCATCGGTCTCTCTCCTCACTCACAGCCGCGGCAACCCGTCCAGGATGGTCGGGGGATGGGGCGGGCAGCCGGGGATGGTGAGATCCGCCGGCAGAAATGTATCGACGCCGTCGTGCCCGTGCAACGGGCCGCCGGTTCAGCGGGGCCGCGTGCCGTCCGGTGTTTGTGCCGTACGCGCCCGGGCGCCGCCTCGGGCAGCCGCACCCTTTTCGCTGTCCCGTTTCGCCGGGATTCCCGCGCCGGTCTTCGCTGTCGGTTCCGATAGCTGTTGAAACAGCTGGCTGCGGTAGCCGGCATGGGCGGCCAGAGCGGTGCACGCCGCCAGCTCCCGGTCGGCCGCGGCCAACCATGCCGCGACGGTGCGGCCGGCCGGCCGTTTCAACGCCAGCGCCGCCAGAGCGGACACGCTGAGCCAGACGGCCAACTCCTCGAAGCGCTCCTTGTTGAACCACTCGGTGCCCCCGCTTTCGTGGACCAGCATGAAATCGCGGCAGGCCGGGAAGGAAAAGGCCCGCGCCATGGTTGTTCCCGGCACCCCGCCCTGGTCGCCGCCCTCCGGGGCGCTCCATGCCAGCAGAGCCCGGAGAAGCTGCACGGCCCGTTGCGAGGCGTCCCGGTCCGCAGCCCCCTCAAGCACGCGGCGCAGGGTGCAGTCGAGCCCGAACTGATCGAGGCATGCCGCGCCGTCAGACCTCAGGAGCAGCCACCCCAGCAGCACCCGGGCGCCCACCGGGGCGTCCAGCAGTTCCACCAGCCGCGCATGCGCCGCCCGGGCGGCCTTGGCGGCGGGTTTCATCGCCCGAAAGGCCGCCATGAACCCGCGCCAGGCGGAGATCGTCTGCAGCGCGGCATCAGCCCCGCTCGTTCCTTCGGCCAGCTGGGCATGCAGGACCGCCAGGAAGCGCCGGGCGGCCCGGGCCTCGGCCGCTGGTGGCGCAACGGGGCTCTCCCCGGGGCGCAGCACGGCCCGGAAGGCCTCGTTCAGGGAGGCGTACCGCTGCTGTTTGCGTTCGTCCTCCAGGCTTTCCACGCCGCGGCCGCTGAGCGCCGCGCAGAGGTCCTGCCAGCTTCCTTCCCCATCATCGCGGATCTCGCGGAAATCCATGAAGACGTGGAACTGGTATTCGCCCAGCTCCACGTAGAGTCCCTTTTCCCGCAGCTCCCGGCCGTTGCGCACGTATTCCAGACCCCGGGTATGGTCGCGGAAGGCGTAGTAGAGGTGCTCGTCCCCCCTGATGCCGAGGGCTTCCCCCAGGGTCGTGCGGCGCAGCTCGGCGGCATCGCCGGCGGTCTTGACGGCGAACGCGGCGGAATCCTTGATCCATCCCGCGCAACCGGCGTAGCGGTTGTGGTACAGGACCAGCGCCCGCTGCTCGCCCGCCCGGTTCGAATAGGCGAAGACGTTCTCGTCCACCGCGTGGCCGGCGTAGAAATCGTACAGCACGAAGTTCTCCGCGCCGGAGAAGAGCCAGCGCCGGCGCAGCAGCGGGAAGATCCACATCTCGTGGCCGCGCACCAGCCCCTCGTCAACCGCCTCGTCCCAGTAGGCCCGCTTGTACTCCATGCCGTACTTTTCGTGGAAGCCTTCGATCTGGCCATGGCCGAGCATGGGCAACCCCGGCATGGTGGCCAGCAGCACGCAGGCGCCGAAGTATTTGCCCTGGCTCCCGAATTGCTCCACAGCGGTCTTCTCGTCCGGGTTGTTCATGAAGTTGACGAAACGCTTGAGCACCTCGGGGTTGAACTCCAGGACATTCTTGATGGTCTGGCGGTACTTGGCGTTCTCCTCCATCTTGAGCATGTTCATGAAGGCGCTGTTGTAGACCCGGTGCATGCCCAGGGTCCGCACGAAATAGCCTTCCATCAGCCAGAAGGCCTCGGCCAGAAGCAGGGTGCCGGGCGCTTCGGCCGCCACCCGGTCCACCACCTCGCGCCAGAACTCCACCGGGAAGAGGGCATCGAACTCCTCCCGGCTCATGCCCTGCCCGGCCCGGGACGGGATGCCGCCCCCCAGGCCGCGGATCGGGAACCAGAGGCGCTGGTAGTGCTTCTTGGCCAGGGTCATGGCGGCGTCGAAGCGGATGATCGGGAAATTGCGCGCCACGTGCAGGATGGTCCGGATGACCGCCTCCCGCACCTCGGGGATCAGGTAGTTGAGCTGGGCCGTGTCGTTCCAGGGGATGCTGGTGCCGTCGTTGCCGTGGTAGATATAGCGGATGCGGCCGGTGGCGCGCTCGATCAGCCGGAAGACCACGGCGGCCTCGGTCCTGGTCCAGTAACCGTCCTCGAGCTGGATGCAGGCGTCGCCCGACAGGGACAGGTCCTCGCCGGTGAAGGTATAGGTGGGGAACGGGGGATAGTCGGTCTGGACGAACCAGTCCGGATGCTGGACGACCCAGCGGGAATAGATGCCGGTGTGGTTGGGGACCATGTCGCTGGCCAGGCGGATGCCCCGCCGGCCGGCCCGCTCCCGCAGGCTGCCCAGCGCCTCCCAGCCCCCCAGGTCCGCGGCGATCTCGTAGTCGTACAGGGAATAGGCCGAGGCGATGGCATCGGGGTTGCCGCTCAACTGTTTGATGCGCTGGGAGGCCGGCGAACGTTCCCACACCCCGATCAGCCAGAGCCCGGTGATGCCGGCGGCCGCAAGCCGGTCCAGCTCCCCGTCCGGCACCTGGTCCAGGCGGGCGATGGGCCAGCCGTACCGTTTGGAGAGCTGATCGAGCCAGACATAGACCATCTTGGCGATCAGCACCACGTTGGACATCCAGTCCGCATCCGGCGAGAACCGTTCGTACTCGGGGTAATCATAGCCGCCGAAGACCGACCCGCCCCCCGCCTGGCCGTGTTCCGCCCCCCCCGGCCGAACTCCAGGACCGGCGGCGGTCCCGGCTCTCCGCCACCGCCGCCCCATTCCCGCTCCTCTTCCGCCAGGATATCGAAGGCGATGGCCACCTCTTCCAGCAGGTCCGGCGGCAGCAGCGTGACCCAGCGGCTGCGGATAAAACCCAGTTGATCGGCAAGCGAGGTGGGGGCCGAACCGATGGGCGCCCACAACGCCTCGCCCAGGGTGCAATCCAGTTCATCGAGAAGCGGCCCCCGCTTCAGGGCGGCATGCATGGCGGCGGTCATGGCCGGGTAGGGCGTTCCCTGGGCCAGGGCCCGGTCGTCCAGGATCGGGCGGAAGCTGTCGAGGGCCGGGTTCTGCGCCGCCAGGCTGAGCAGCAGCATCTCCCGCAGGACCAGCCTGCGCCCCCGGTCGCCGGCGGCCTCAAGCCATTGGTCGCTCTGCTGCACCCCCTGCAGGACGCCGTCCGGCGGAAAGAACGCCACGAAACGCTCCAGGGTGGCACGCGTTTGCGCCCCGGCGGGATCGTATCCCCCGCGTTGCAGGGCATCCGCCATCACCCCCGGCGTGGCACGCTCCCCGAAGACATCGATGACATGGCGGTAGACCTTGAGCAGCGTGGCGTACAGGAGGAGCTGGCCGGTATGGACCGGAGGCGCGTCGGGGGTCTTGCCGCGATTCAGCCGTAAGGCCAGTTGGCGGTAGAACATGACGCCGGGGATGCCGCGGGCAGCGATGAGTTGGGAAAGCGCTCCCAGGTCGAGGTCGCGCCACTGGCGGGCGGCTATCTGGATGGTGCGGGGAAAATAGGCTCGTGCGCTGCTCAGTTCAGTCATATCTATGTCCAGCCGTGGGTGTTAGGAGGCTAGTAATAATAAGTTGAACAGAATTGCGCTCAGATTTTGGTCAGATTTGGCTGTAGCGATTGGACAAAACCGTAGGCGTAGCAGGGCTGCGTCGAGGATTTTGTGATTGAGCTGCGGTCAAAGATGGCCGGAAGATGAGATGCAAGATGTTCATGTTATTGTTGCCAGCCTCCTTAGGGTTACAGCGGCGGGAACGCCGGAGCGGGACTCCCCGCGATCCGCCGAACCGATGAACGCACCATGGGTGCTATTGTTTTTTCTTGGCCTTGCCCTTTTCCGCTTTTGTGGATTTGCCGCTCTTGGACGCTTTTGTCTTCTTGGCCTTTTTGGCCTTGCTCTTCTTGCTCTTGCTGCCGATCTTGCTGCTGATCTTCCGCGGTTCCGGGCTGAACTCGTCACGGATATTGTTCAGCAGCACCGAGGCCTCCTCAAGGGAGGGGTCGGCCTTCTTGGCCGCTTCGAGCGTCTCTTTCGCCTCGGTAAGCCGGCCGGTCTTCAGGTAGAGGCGTCCCAGGGCGTTGAGGGAACGGGCATGGTCCGGCTTCAGCGCCAGGGCCTTTTTATAGCTGGCAATGGCGTTTTCGTAATCCTTCTTGAAATCGTAGATCAGGCCCAGCTTGTAGTGGTTGTTGGGATCATCGGGGAAGATTTCCGCCGTGCCCTTGAGCAGTTCGGTAATCTCGTCGTAGCGTTTGTCCTTGACGTAGAGCGACACCAGGGCGTTGCGGGTCTCCACATCGTCTTTCTGCTGCACCAGCACCCGCCTGTAATGGTCGATGGCCTTGTCGTTCAAGCCTTTGGCCTTGTAGAGGGCGGCGATCTCCCGATTCGCGTCCGCGTTGTCGGGCGACTGCTTCAGCACCGCCAGATACCCCTCGATGGCCAGGTTCGTTTCCTTGGTGCGGGCGAAGAGCCGCGCCAGCTTGAGCTGGATATCGGGGCTGTTTGGCCTGAGCTTGAGGAATTCGCCGTACTGCTCCACCGCCTGGGCGTTGCTCCCGCGGTTCAGGTAGATGTCGGCCAGGCGCAGCCTGGCGTCGGCGTTCTGGGGCTTGACCTGAACCGCCTGCTTGTAGGCGACCACCGCCTCGTCCAGCAGGTCCTGCTTCTCGTAGAGAATCCCCAGGTTGAGGTACACGTCGCTGCTGGTGCTGTTGCGGTAGGCCGCTTCCTTATAGGCCGCAATGGCCTCGTTGTCCATCCCCGCGGAACGGTACAGGTTGCCGAGTTCCTCGTACGCCGCCACGCCATCGGGCTGATCCTTGATGGTTGCCTTCAACCGTGCGATCGCCTTGTCCAGCTCCGCCCGGGATTGCGGTTCGGCAGCCGGCCTGGCGACCGGTGCGGCAGCCGGCTTGGCCGCGGCGGGCGCCGGGGCAGCGGGCGGAGGCGTGACAACGGCCGCTGCGGACGCAGCCGGCTTGCCTTTGCCCCCCAGGAATTTTTCATACTCGGCCTGTTTTTTATCGCCCTTCTTCGCGTAAATATCGGCCATCATCAGATGGATTTCGCGGTTTTGCGGGCTGGACAACGCGCCTTTTTTGAGTTGGTCCAGCGCCTTGTTCAGGTCGTTGCGCTCCAGGTGGATGGCGGCGATGCCCAGATGGGCCTTTTCGGAATTCGGATCGGCCGTGAGCGCCCGCCGGTACTCCTCCAGCGCCTTGCCCTGCTGACCCATGGCGACGTACACCTCCGCCAGGCCGGTAAACACGCTGGCGTCCGAGGTCAGTTCGCGCCCCGCTTCATTGAAATGATAGATGGCCAGGGGGTAGACCTTGCGCTCCGCCAGGATCATGGCCATGGCCTTATGGTACTTGGGGTTGGAAACCGTCGCCAGGCCGCGGGCCAACTCCACCGAGGCCTCGTCGTTCATCCCCTTCTGGGCGTACAAAAGCCCCAGGTTGCCGCTTGCCAGGGGAAAAGACCGCTCCAGTTGCAGCGCCTTGCGATACTCGGCAATCGCTCCGTCCAGATTGCCGACCCGCTCGAACTGGAGGGCGGTGACGTAATGGCCGGCTGCGCCGTCGGGGCAGATGGAGAGGATCTCCGCCTCGGCCTGGCGCACCTGGGCCTCATCGCGAAGCGCCCCCAGCTGCCCGGCGAGTTCCAGGGCCTTGGGGCATTTGTCGGCCCCGAACCCCCACGTGAAACCGGTCAGCATGAGCACCGCGCAGGGCAGGGCAAGATAGGTGCGAATCATTGGCATGTTCTTGAATTGTCCTTGGCAAGATCGAGTTTTGGGAGCGGATTATACATGGCGCCTGTTCAAAATTCAATTATTTAGGCAAATATCTTTGATTATTTACATTTTCATGCAATAATCCCCTCGGGTGAAACCCGCCGGCCGCCACGTCAGCATGCCGGTATGCCGCAAGGAGCAGAGAAATGAATCACGAGCTTGAAACGCTGATCATGAATGCCGGCGACCTGCCCACCATCCCGGTAGTTGCGACCAAGGTCATGCAGCTTGTGGGCAGCGAAACCACAACGTCGGAAGCGCTGGCCAAAATCGTGGCGTCCGATCCGGCCATTACCGCCCGGGTCCTGAAGATATCCAACTCCTCCTTTTACGGCTGCCAGCGCCAGATCCAGACCCTGTCCCACGCCATCATGATCCTGGGCTTCAGCACCCTGAAAAGCCTCGTGGTGGCGGCCTCGGTCAAACAGGTGTACAAACCCTACGGCCTGACCGAGAAGATGCTGTGGGAGCACTCCTTCGGCGCCGCCCTGGCCGCCCGCATCATCGCCGGCGCAACCCGGCTGGCGAATGAGGAGGAGGCCTTCCTGGGGGGGCTGTTCCACGATATCGGCAAGATCATCATGAACACCATGGACAGCCAGCAGTTTCAGGCCGTCATGCAGAAATGCTATAACGACAGGATCTCGTTCCTTGAGGCCGAGCGGCAGGTCTATCCCTACAGCCATGCCGACGTGGGGGCGCTGGTCATCAAGAAATGGAACTTCCCCACGATCCTCATGCAGGCGGTCCAGAACCACCACACCTTCGACTTCGCCGCCGACGAGGACCCCTATCAAATGCGCCTGACCTGCGTCGTCGGCCTGGCGAACCTCTTCTGCCACAGGGTCGGGGCCGGCATGCGGGAACCGGAGGAGTTTCCTCTCCACGAGACGCCGCCCGCCATCATTCTCAACATCGACGAGGAAGAGATGAATTTCCTCCTGGAGACCTTCGTGGAATCCTTCAACCGGGACAAGGTCTTCTTCAGCTAGAGGGGGGAAGATTCAGGAGCCGCTCCCGCCCCTTTCCTCCAGCGCCTTTTCACTGGCCTCCCGTGAAATATCCACACGGTCGTCTTCCGGCCCTTTCCGGCGGCCCGCCCCCTTTTCCCGCTTGAAGACGGCGCCCTCCCGGGAGCTGTTCCTGCCGACATCCTTGACCCCGCCGATGCCCCTGACCGAATCCGTCATATCCCCTCCCGCGCCGCCGACCACGATGAAAAATTGATTTTTTTCATCTGAAATAGTATCGTTATACTTGATGTGATGTCACAATAGCCGATGAGTATTCTTCAGACCCGCAACCCAAGGAGCGCCACGATGGCGCCGAGCATGCCGAATACGCCGCAAGGATGTCTATGATCCGTACAATCCTCACCTATCCCGACCCCGAACTCAAAAAGAAGTCGGCACCCGTTACCGTTATCAACGATTCCGTCCAGCAACTGGTCAAGGACATGGCAGAAACCATGTACGACGCGCCGGGGGTCGGCCTGGCCGCCCCGCAGATCGGCGTGCACCAGCGCATCGTGGTAATCGACGTCTCCGCCAAGGGCGAGCCGCCGGCATTGATTGTAGCAATCAACCCGGTCATTGTCCACGCCGAGGGGGAGGCCTACGAAGAGGAGGGGTGCCTTTCCGTCCCGGGGTACGCCGCCAATGTCCGCCGCCATGCCAGCGTCGTGGTCAAGGGGCTGGACCTGGCCGGAAACGAAACGACCTGGCGGGCGGAAGACCTGCTGGCCATCGCCTTCCAGCACGAGATCGACCACCTGGACGGGATTCTCTTTGTCGATCACCTTTCGCCGCTCAAGCGCGACCTGTTCCAGCGCAAGTTCCGCAAGGCCGCCGAAGAGAAAAGGGGCGGAAAATGACCGGCTGGCGGATTATTTTCATGGGGACCCCCGAATTTGCGTGCCCCACGCTCCAGGTACTCATAGACCGCGGGGAAAACCTGGTGGCGGTGGTCACCCAGCCGGACCGTCCCAAGGGGCGCGGCCAGAAGCTGATGCCGCCGCCGGTGAAGGAGCTGGCGCTCGGCCACGGCATCCCGGTGCACCAGCCCCTCAAGGTGCGCGACCCGGCCTTTATCGAAGAGATTCTTAGGCTCGAACCGGACGTGATCGTGGTGGTGGCCTTCGGACAGATCCTCCCCAAGGCGCTCCTGGAAATCCCTCCCTATGGCTGCATCAACGTCCACGCCTCGCTCCTGCCCCGCTACCGCGGGGCTGCGCCCCTCAACTGGTGCATCGTCAATGGCGAGAGCGAAACCGGCGTCACGACCATGCTCATGGATGCCGGCCTGGACACCGGCCCCATGCTGCTCAGCCGCTCCACCCCCATCGACGGGGACGAGAATATCGTTGCCCTCCACGACCGCATGGCCGCCATGGGCGCCCATCTGCTGGCCGAAACCCTGGATGGGCTCAAGTCCGGTTCCGTGGCACCCCGGGAACAGGACAACGCCCTCTCCTGCTACGCCCCCCTGCTGAAGAAGGAGGACGGCCTGATCGACTGGTCCCGCGACGCCCGCGCCATCCACGACCAGGTGCGGGGCCTGTGCGTCTGGCCCGGCGCCTACACCTTCATGGACGGCCAGGTGCTCAAGATCTTCCGCACCCGGACCGGCAGCGGCAGCGGCCAGCCCGGCACGGTCCTGCGGGCGGACAAGGGGGCGTTCGAAATCGCCTGCCTGACCGGGAGCATCATCATCGAGGAATTGCAGACGGCGGGGAAGAAGCGCCTGGATGCGGCCAGCTTCCTGGCCGGCTATCCGGTTGCGGCAGGCTCCCTGCTCGGGATCGACGGCAACGGCGAGGGGGCAGCGCAATGACCGGCACCAAAGAGACCGCCACCCCGCCCCGCAAACGCCTGTTCATCTCGCTGATGGGCTTCACCTGCCTGATCGTGGTCGGCCTGATCTTTCTCGCCTGGTGGGTTCCCAATCGCGGCCTGGCCAATATCCACCCCCAATTGCCCCACATCGTCGGCATCGTCGTGGCGGTGCTCTCGGGCGTGGCCATCCTGGGGACCGGTCTTTTGGTGCTGACCACCGCCCTGGGCAAGGACATCTTTTTCACCCGCTTCATGCGCCTGGTGGTCATCAAGTTCCTCCTGCCCATGATCGAACTGGTCGGCCGCGGGCTGGGACTCGACAAGGACAGCATCCGCCAGTCCTTCATCGCCATGAACAACAGCCTGGTCATCTCCCAGCGCCAGAAGGTCAGGCCCGACCGCATCCTGGTGCTGCTCCCCCACTGCATCCAGCTGTTCGACTGCGAGATCAAGGTCACCGGGGACATCGGGAAATGCGTGCAGTGCGGCCGCTGCGACATCAAAGGCCTGGTGGGCATCGGCAGGAAGTACCATGTGGACATATCCGTGGCCACCGGCGGCACCCTGGCCCGCAAGGTGATCGTGGAGAAACGCCCGAAACTGGTGCTGGCCGTGGCATGCGAACGCGACCTCACCTCCGGCATCAAGGACTGCTACCCCTTGCCGGTCATCGGCATCCTCAACGACCGCCCCTTCGGCCCCTGTTTCAACACCACCGTGGACACCGCCAAGATCGACGCGGCCCTGAGCCAGGTGATCCTCATGGAAGAGCCGGCTTCACCAAACGCCTGATACAACAAAACAGCGAAGGGCGGGGTTCTCCCGCCCTTCGCTGTTTGTTATTCCTTTTCAATCTCCGCCAGCATATCCAGGGCAAAATTCTTGGCCCTGCCGCCGGGGGCGATGGCGCCGTAGGCGATCGCCTCACGGAGCTCCGCATCCGTGGCGCCATAGGACTTCGCGGCCGCGAAGTGTTTCTTCAGTCAGGTGGGGCACCCCACGGCGATGGCGCACCCCACGCGGATCAATTCGCGCGTGCGGCCGTCCAGCACCTCTTCGTACTCATAGTCAAGGAACTTCTTGCGGATGTTCATGGCTCCCTCCTTTCCCCGTCACGCCAACTCCCCGAGAATCCGGGCGTAGCAGTCCCGGATTCTGCCGGTGATCTCCTCGTAATCGCTGATCAGCGCCACGCCCGGATGTTTCAGGGCAGGATCGTAG is a window of Geobacter sp. FeAm09 DNA encoding:
- a CDS encoding tetratricopeptide repeat protein; protein product: MPMIRTYLALPCAVLMLTGFTWGFGADKCPKALELAGQLGALRDEAQVRQAEAEILSICPDGAAGHYVTALQFERVGNLDGAIAEYRKALQLERSFPLASGNLGLLYAQKGMNDEASVELARGLATVSNPKYHKAMAMILAERKVYPLAIYHFNEAGRELTSDASVFTGLAEVYVAMGQQGKALEEYRRALTADPNSEKAHLGIAAIHLERNDLNKALDQLKKGALSSPQNREIHLMMADIYAKKGDKKQAEYEKFLGGKGKPAASAAAVVTPPPAAPAPAAAKPAAAPVARPAAEPQSRAELDKAIARLKATIKDQPDGVAAYEELGNLYRSAGMDNEAIAAYKEAAYRNSTSSDVYLNLGILYEKQDLLDEAVVAYKQAVQVKPQNADARLRLADIYLNRGSNAQAVEQYGEFLKLRPNSPDIQLKLARLFARTKETNLAIEGYLAVLKQSPDNADANREIAALYKAKGLNDKAIDHYRRVLVQQKDDVETRNALVSLYVKDKRYDEITELLKGTAEIFPDDPNNHYKLGLIYDFKKDYENAIASYKKALALKPDHARSLNALGRLYLKTGRLTEAKETLEAAKKADPSLEEASVLLNNIRDEFSPEPRKISSKIGSKSKKSKAKKAKKTKASKSGKSTKAEKGKAKKKQ
- the def gene encoding peptide deformylase — its product is MIRTILTYPDPELKKKSAPVTVINDSVQQLVKDMAETMYDAPGVGLAAPQIGVHQRIVVIDVSAKGEPPALIVAINPVIVHAEGEAYEEEGCLSVPGYAANVRRHASVVVKGLDLAGNETTWRAEDLLAIAFQHEIDHLDGILFVDHLSPLKRDLFQRKFRKAAEEKRGGK
- the fmt gene encoding methionyl-tRNA formyltransferase — encoded protein: MTGWRIIFMGTPEFACPTLQVLIDRGENLVAVVTQPDRPKGRGQKLMPPPVKELALGHGIPVHQPLKVRDPAFIEEILRLEPDVIVVVAFGQILPKALLEIPPYGCINVHASLLPRYRGAAPLNWCIVNGESETGVTTMLMDAGLDTGPMLLSRSTPIDGDENIVALHDRMAAMGAHLLAETLDGLKSGSVAPREQDNALSCYAPLLKKEDGLIDWSRDARAIHDQVRGLCVWPGAYTFMDGQVLKIFRTRTGSGSGQPGTVLRADKGAFEIACLTGSIIIEELQTAGKKRLDAASFLAGYPVAAGSLLGIDGNGEGAAQ
- a CDS encoding GSU3128 family (seleno)protein, with the protein product MNIRKKFLDYEYEEVLDGRTRELIRVGCAIAVGCPTULKKHFAAAKSYGATDAELREAIAYGAIAPGGRAKNFALDMLAEIEKE
- a CDS encoding DUF116 domain-containing protein; this translates as MTGTKETATPPRKRLFISLMGFTCLIVVGLIFLAWWVPNRGLANIHPQLPHIVGIVVAVLSGVAILGTGLLVLTTALGKDIFFTRFMRLVVIKFLLPMIELVGRGLGLDKDSIRQSFIAMNNSLVISQRQKVRPDRILVLLPHCIQLFDCEIKVTGDIGKCVQCGRCDIKGLVGIGRKYHVDISVATGGTLARKVIVEKRPKLVLAVACERDLTSGIKDCYPLPVIGILNDRPFGPCFNTTVDTAKIDAALSQVILMEEPASPNA
- a CDS encoding AAA family ATPase — encoded protein: MKQTMIDGIALNLAAPVSLALKWVGQEELLTQLLAAWMVIDERDIPFNPRLVGRPGVGKTTLAYAAARHLGRPVYLYQATMDTRPEDLIISPVISPDGKIQYAASSLVSAMLAGGVLILDEGNRMSEKAWASLAPLLDDRRYVESIVTGLRIPAARDFRIVVTMNEDASTFEVPEYIHSRLQPQIYIDFPAADEELLILRENLPFSSGRILQYVVDFLQRAHAADEAYSVRDGINIARYALKMMRMQGTEAAELLPLAVERVLGDEALEYLK
- a CDS encoding alpha-amylase family glycosyl hydrolase encodes the protein MSNVVLIAKMVYVWLDQLSKRYGWPIARLDQVPDGELDRLAAAGITGLWLIGVWERSPASQRIKQLSGNPDAIASAYSLYDYEIAADLGGWEALGSLRERAGRRGIRLASDMVPNHTGIYSRWVVQHPDWFVQTDYPPFPTYTFTGEDLSLSGDACIQLEDGYWTRTEAAVVFRLIERATGRIRYIYHGNDGTSIPWNDTAQLNYLIPEVREAVIRTILHVARNFPIIRFDAAMTLAKKHYQRLWFPIRGLGGGIPSRAGQGMSREEFDALFPVEFWREVVDRVAAEAPGTLLLAEAFWLMEGYFVRTLGMHRVYNSAFMNMLKMEENAKYRQTIKNVLEFNPEVLKRFVNFMNNPDEKTAVEQFGSQGKYFGACVLLATMPGLPMLGHGQIEGFHEKYGMEYKRAYWDEAVDEGLVRGHEMWIFPLLRRRWLFSGAENFVLYDFYAGHAVDENVFAYSNRAGEQRALVLYHNRYAGCAGWIKDSAAFAVKTAGDAAELRRTTLGEALGIRGDEHLYYAFRDHTRGLEYVRNGRELREKGLYVELGEYQFHVFMDFREIRDDGEGSWQDLCAALSGRGVESLEDERKQQRYASLNEAFRAVLRPGESPVAPPAAEARAARRFLAVLHAQLAEGTSGADAALQTISAWRGFMAAFRAMKPAAKAARAAHARLVELLDAPVGARVLLGWLLLRSDGAACLDQFGLDCTLRRVLEGAADRDASQRAVQLLRALLAWSAPEGGDQGGVPGTTMARAFSFPACRDFMLVHESGGTEWFNKERFEELAVWLSVSALAALALKRPAGRTVAAWLAAADRELAACTALAAHAGYRSQLFQQLSEPTAKTGAGIPAKRDSEKGAAARGGARARTAQTPDGTRPR
- a CDS encoding HDOD domain-containing protein encodes the protein MNHELETLIMNAGDLPTIPVVATKVMQLVGSETTTSEALAKIVASDPAITARVLKISNSSFYGCQRQIQTLSHAIMILGFSTLKSLVVAASVKQVYKPYGLTEKMLWEHSFGAALAARIIAGATRLANEEEAFLGGLFHDIGKIIMNTMDSQQFQAVMQKCYNDRISFLEAERQVYPYSHADVGALVIKKWNFPTILMQAVQNHHTFDFAADEDPYQMRLTCVVGLANLFCHRVGAGMREPEEFPLHETPPAIILNIDEEEMNFLLETFVESFNRDKVFFS